The following proteins come from a genomic window of Sorghum bicolor cultivar BTx623 chromosome 3, Sorghum_bicolor_NCBIv3, whole genome shotgun sequence:
- the LOC8054943 gene encoding auxin efflux carrier component 3a isoform X1 encodes MISGNDVYTVLTAMVPLYVAMFLAYGSVRWWRIFTPDQCSGINRFVAIFAVPLLSFHFISTNNPYAMNLRFLAADTLQKLLVLAGLAVWSRLLPTSSGRLAAPRLDWSITLFSVSTLPNTLVMGIPLLIAMYGPYAGSLMVQVIVLQCIIWYTLLLFLFEFRAARMLIADQFPDTAAAIASLHVDADVVSLEGGRAETEAEVAEDGRLHVTVRRSSASSRRSLLMVTTTPRPSNLTGAEIYSMSSSRQHSPRGSNFNHADFFAAMAMVDGAPPPPPPAGGARASSFGAAELYSMHSSRGPTPRQSNFDERSASARSSSRPAGAVPSCHDAKELHMFVWSSSASPVSEVSGLPVFTGGAGGGVNVGAKEIRMVVPAELPLPQNGSAGKEKESNGAVAAAATGEAAEAFGFGGGKTATAEDAAEAVEAGGGGPEQVTKLVGSSCSTTAAEVRVKDVDGVADGGGGGGYDPDDAGGGGGGRAQQQMPPASVMTRLILIMVWRKLIRNPNTYSSLIGLAWSLIAFRWHISMPAVVAKSISILSDAGLGMAMFSLGLFMALQPNIIACGWRATGISMGVRFLAGPAVMTAASLAIGLRGNLLRVAIVQAALPQGIVPFVFAKEYNVHPAILSTMVIFGMLIALPITLLYYILLGLKPV; translated from the exons ATGATATCGGGGAACGATGTATACACGGTGCTGACCGCGATGGTGCCTCTGTACGTGGCCATGTTCCTGGCGTACGGGTCGGTGCGGTGGTGGCGCATCTTCACGCCGGACCAGTGCTCCGGCATCAACCGCTTCGTCGCCATCTTCGCCGTGCCGCTGCTGTCCTTCCACTTCATCTCCACCAACAACCCCTACGCCATGAACCTCCGGTTCCTGGCCGCCGACACACTGCAGAAGCTGCTCGTCCTGGCGGGGCTGGCCGTGTGGTCGCGCCTGCTGCCCACCAGCTCCGGCAGGCTCGCGGCGCCGCGGCTGGACTGGTCCATCACGCTCTTCTCCGTGTCGACGCTGCCCAACACGCTGGTGATGGGGATCCCGCTGCTGATCGCCATGTACGGTCCCTACGCGGGCTCCCTCATGGTGCAGGTCATCGTGCTCCAGTGCATCATCTGGTACACGCTGCTGCTCTTCCTCTTCGAGTTCCGCGCCGCGCGGATGCTCATCGCGGACCAGTTCCCGGACACCGCGGCGGCCATCGCGTCGCTGCACGTGGACGCGGACGTGGTGTCGCTGGAGGGCGGCCGCGCCGAGACGGAGGCCGAGGTGGCGGAGGACGGCCGCCTGCACGTCACGGTGCGCCGCTCGTCGGCGTCGTCGCGGCGGTCGCTGCTGATGGTCACGACGACGCCGCGACCGTCCAACCTCACGGGCGCGGAGATCTACTCCATGAGCTCGTCGCGGCAGCACAGCCCGCGGGGCTCCAACTTCAACCACGCCGACTTCTTCGCCGCCATGGCCATGGTCGACGgcgcgcctccgcctccgcctcccgcCGGCGGGGCGCGCGCCTCGAGCTTCGGCGCCGCCGAGCTGTACTCGATGCACTCGTCGCGGGGGCCGACGCCGCGGCAGTCCAACTTCGACGAGCGCTCGGCCTCGGCACGGTCGTCGTCGAGACCCGCGGGCGCCGTGCCCAGCTGCCACGACGCCAAGGAGCTCCACATGTTCGTGTGGAGCTCCAGCGCCTCCCCCGTCTCGGAAGTCAGCGGCCTGCCGGTATTCACCGGTGGCGCGGGCGGCGGCGTCAACGTCGGCGCCAAGGAAATTCGCATGGTTGTCCCCGCCGAGCTGCCGCTGCCGCAGAACGGCTCGGCCGGCAAAG AGAAGGAGAGCAACGGTGCAGTAGCTGCGGCGGCGACGGGGGAAGCCGCCGAGGCTTTCGGCTTCGGCGGTGGCAAGACGGCGACGGCGGAGGACGCCGCGGAGGCGGTagaagcaggaggaggagggccgGAGCAGGTGACGAAGCTAGTAGGGTCCAGCTGCTCCACGACGGCCGCCGAGGTGCGCGTGAAGGACGTGGACGGAGtggcggacggcggcggcggcggtgggtaCGACCCGGACGACGCggggggcggcggcgggggccggGCGCAGCAGCAGATGCCGCCGGCGAGCGTGATGACCCGGCTGATACTCATCATGGTGTGGCGCAAGCTGATCCGCAACCCCAACACGTACTCCAGCCTCATCGGCCTCGCCTGGTCCCTCATCGCGTTCCG GTGGCACATCTCCATGCCGGCGGTCGTGGCCAAGTCCATCTCCATCCTCTCGGACGCCGGGCTCGGGATGGCCATGTTTAGCCTAG GATTGTTTATGGCGCTGCAGCCGAATATCATCGCGTGCGGATGGCGCGCCACCGGCATCTCCATGGGCGTCCGCTTCCTCGCCGGCCCCGCCGTCATGACCGCCGCGTCACTAGCCATCGGCCTCCGAGGGAACCTTTTGCGCGTCGCCATTGTGCAG GCGGCTCTACCGCAAGGGATCGTGCCCTTTGTGTTCGCGAAAGAATACAACGTCCACCCGGCCATCCTGAGCACTAT GGTAATTTTTGGTATGCTGATAGCCCTGCCGATCACCTTGCTCTACTACATCCTTCTTGGATTGAAACCAGTGTAG
- the LOC8054943 gene encoding auxin efflux carrier component 3a isoform X2: MISGNDVYTVLTAMVPLYVAMFLAYGSVRWWRIFTPDQCSGINRFVAIFAVPLLSFHFISTNNPYAMNLRFLAADTLQKLLVLAGLAVWSRLLPTSSGRLAAPRLDWSITLFSVSTLPNTLVMGIPLLIAMYGPYAGSLMVQVIVLQCIIWYTLLLFLFEFRAARMLIADQFPDTAAAIASLHVDADVVSLEGGRAETEAEVAEDGRLHVTVRRSSASSRRSLLMVTTTPRPSNLTGAEIYSMSSSRQHSPRGSNFNHADFFAAMAMVDGAPPPPPPAGGARASSFGAAELYSMHSSRGPTPRQSNFDERSASARSSSRPAGAVPSCHDAKELHMFVWSSSASPVSEVSGLPVFTGGAGGGVNVGAKEIRMVVPAELPLPQNGSAGKEKESNGAVAAAATGEAAEAFGFGGGKTATAEDAAEAVEAGGGGPEQVTKLVGSSCSTTAAEVRVKDVDGVADGGGGGGYDPDDAGGGGGGRAQQQMPPASVMTRLILIMVWRKLIRNPNTYSSLIGLAWSLIAFRWHISMPAVVAKSISILSDAGLGMAMFSLGGSTARDRALCVRERIQRPPGHPEHYGNFWYADSPADHLALLHPSWIETSVAARPAPT, from the exons ATGATATCGGGGAACGATGTATACACGGTGCTGACCGCGATGGTGCCTCTGTACGTGGCCATGTTCCTGGCGTACGGGTCGGTGCGGTGGTGGCGCATCTTCACGCCGGACCAGTGCTCCGGCATCAACCGCTTCGTCGCCATCTTCGCCGTGCCGCTGCTGTCCTTCCACTTCATCTCCACCAACAACCCCTACGCCATGAACCTCCGGTTCCTGGCCGCCGACACACTGCAGAAGCTGCTCGTCCTGGCGGGGCTGGCCGTGTGGTCGCGCCTGCTGCCCACCAGCTCCGGCAGGCTCGCGGCGCCGCGGCTGGACTGGTCCATCACGCTCTTCTCCGTGTCGACGCTGCCCAACACGCTGGTGATGGGGATCCCGCTGCTGATCGCCATGTACGGTCCCTACGCGGGCTCCCTCATGGTGCAGGTCATCGTGCTCCAGTGCATCATCTGGTACACGCTGCTGCTCTTCCTCTTCGAGTTCCGCGCCGCGCGGATGCTCATCGCGGACCAGTTCCCGGACACCGCGGCGGCCATCGCGTCGCTGCACGTGGACGCGGACGTGGTGTCGCTGGAGGGCGGCCGCGCCGAGACGGAGGCCGAGGTGGCGGAGGACGGCCGCCTGCACGTCACGGTGCGCCGCTCGTCGGCGTCGTCGCGGCGGTCGCTGCTGATGGTCACGACGACGCCGCGACCGTCCAACCTCACGGGCGCGGAGATCTACTCCATGAGCTCGTCGCGGCAGCACAGCCCGCGGGGCTCCAACTTCAACCACGCCGACTTCTTCGCCGCCATGGCCATGGTCGACGgcgcgcctccgcctccgcctcccgcCGGCGGGGCGCGCGCCTCGAGCTTCGGCGCCGCCGAGCTGTACTCGATGCACTCGTCGCGGGGGCCGACGCCGCGGCAGTCCAACTTCGACGAGCGCTCGGCCTCGGCACGGTCGTCGTCGAGACCCGCGGGCGCCGTGCCCAGCTGCCACGACGCCAAGGAGCTCCACATGTTCGTGTGGAGCTCCAGCGCCTCCCCCGTCTCGGAAGTCAGCGGCCTGCCGGTATTCACCGGTGGCGCGGGCGGCGGCGTCAACGTCGGCGCCAAGGAAATTCGCATGGTTGTCCCCGCCGAGCTGCCGCTGCCGCAGAACGGCTCGGCCGGCAAAG AGAAGGAGAGCAACGGTGCAGTAGCTGCGGCGGCGACGGGGGAAGCCGCCGAGGCTTTCGGCTTCGGCGGTGGCAAGACGGCGACGGCGGAGGACGCCGCGGAGGCGGTagaagcaggaggaggagggccgGAGCAGGTGACGAAGCTAGTAGGGTCCAGCTGCTCCACGACGGCCGCCGAGGTGCGCGTGAAGGACGTGGACGGAGtggcggacggcggcggcggcggtgggtaCGACCCGGACGACGCggggggcggcggcgggggccggGCGCAGCAGCAGATGCCGCCGGCGAGCGTGATGACCCGGCTGATACTCATCATGGTGTGGCGCAAGCTGATCCGCAACCCCAACACGTACTCCAGCCTCATCGGCCTCGCCTGGTCCCTCATCGCGTTCCG GTGGCACATCTCCATGCCGGCGGTCGTGGCCAAGTCCATCTCCATCCTCTCGGACGCCGGGCTCGGGATGGCCATGTTTAGCCTAG GCGGCTCTACCGCAAGGGATCGTGCCCTTTGTGTTCGCGAAAGAATACAACGTCCACCCGGCCATCCTGAGCACTAT GGTAATTTTTGGTATGCTGATAGCCCTGCCGATCACCTTGCTCTACTACATCCTTCTTGGATTGAAACCAGTGTAGCTGCTCGCCCTGCCCCCACATGA
- the LOC8058227 gene encoding homeobox-leucine zipper protein HOX3, whose amino-acid sequence MGSTSPSGLELTMAVPGLSSSSGSEGFGCNNNGNGNGNNMRDLDMNQPASGGEEEEFPMGSVEEEEDERGGAGGRGPHRSKKLRLSKEQSRLLEESFRFNHTPTPKQKEALAGKLQLRPRQVEVWFQNRRARTKLKQTELECEYLKRCFGSLTEENRRLQREVEELRAMRVAPPTVLSPHSRQPLPASALTMCPRCERITAATAARTPRPAAAAAAGSNPFHPRRPSAAF is encoded by the exons ATGGGGTCCACTTCTCCTTCAGGCCTGGAGCTCACCATGGCTGTCCCCGGCCTCAGCTCCTCCTCTGGCTCAG AGGGGTTTGGATGCAACAACAACGGGAACGGGAACGGGAACAACATGAGGGACCTGGACATGAACCAGCCGGCgagcggcggcgaggaggaggagttccCAATGGGAagcgtggaggaggaggaagacgagcgcggcggcgccggcgggcgCGGGCCGCACCGCTCCAAGAAGCTCCGCCTCTCCAAGGAGCAGTCCCGCCTGCTGGAGGAGAGCTTCCGCTTCAACCACACCCCCACACCG AAGCAAAAAGAGGCCTTGGCTGGCAAGCTCCAGCTGCGGCCCAGGCAGGTGGAGGTCTGGTTCCAGAACCGCAGGGCTAG GACGAAGCTGAAGCAGACGGAGCTGGAGTGCGAGTACCTGAAGCGGTGCTTCGGCTCGCTGACCGAGGAGAACCGGCGGCTGCAGCGGGAGGTGGAGGAGCTGCGCGCGATGCGGGTGGCCCCGCCCACCGTGCTCTCCCCGCACTCCCGGCAGCCGCTCCCGGCATCCGCGCTCACCATGTGCCCGCGCTGCGAGCGCATCACCGCCGCGACCGCCGCGCGTACGCCTCGCCcggccgcagccgcagccgcggGCAGCAACCCCTTCCACCCGCGCCGCCCGTCCGCGGCGTTTTAG
- the LOC8054941 gene encoding protein MIZU-KUSSEI 1 yields the protein MRTIMARSPHESSFSFSRRNFKWPVLVKSSSHGGTAGGEEGGSGSKGSEADDEDESAMAFSSSCASFHSEDFVSPPPKAAPPPAPPKQRGKKCRTAVSRLRTALAAAIAGRHRQVGLGARLTGTLYGHRRGHVHLAFQVDPRACPALLLELAAPTASLVREMASGLVRIALECDRAKGAACAAAATNGGGGGGRKLVEEKAWRAYCNGKGCGYAVRRECGAADWRVLRALEPVSMGAGVIPAACGGGGEGDVMYMRARFERVVGSRDSEAFYMMNPDSSTGGNGGPELSVYLLRV from the coding sequence ATGAGGACCATCATGGCGAGGAGCCCCCACGagtcctccttctccttctcccggAGGAACTTCAAGTGGCCGGTTCTTGTCAAGAGCAgcagccatggcggcacggccggcggcgaggaggGCGGCTCCGGCAGCAAGGGCTCAGAGGCCGACGACGAGGACGAGTCGGCCATGGCGTTCTCCTCCAGCTGCGCGTCCTTCCACTCGGAGGACTTCGTGTCCCCGCCGCCCAAGGCggcgccacctccagctccaccGAAGCAGCGCGGCAAGAAGTGCCGCACGGCGGTCTCCCGGCTGCGCACGGCGCTCGCCGCGGCCATCGCCGGCCGGCACCGGCAGGTCGGGCTCGGCGCGCGGCTCACGGGCACGCTCTACGGCCACCGCCGCGGCCACGTCCACCTCGCGTTCCAGGTGGACCCGCGCGCGTGCCCCGCGCTGCTGCTCGAGCTCGCCGCGCCCACGGCGTCGCTGGTGCGCGAGATGGCCTCGGGCCTCGTCCGCATCGCGCTCGAGTGCGACCGCGCCAAGGGCGCCGCCTGCGCCGCGGCCGCGAccaatggcggcggcggcggcggcaggaagCTGGTCGAGGAGAAGGCGTGGCGCGCGTACTGCAACGGCAAGGGCTGCGGGTACGCGGTGCGGCGCGAGTGCGGCGCCGCGGACTGGCGCGTGCTGCGCGCGCTGGAGCCCGTGTCTATGGGCGCGGGCGTCATACCGGcggcgtgcggcggcggcggcgagggcgaCGTCATGTACATGCGCGCTCGCTTCGAGCGCGTCGTGGGCTCCCGCGACTCGGAGGCATTCTACATGATGAACCCGGACagcagcaccggcggcaatggcggCCCGGAGCTTAGCGTCTACCTCCTTAGAGTTTGA
- the LOC8054943 gene encoding auxin efflux carrier component 3a isoform X3 codes for MISGNDVYTVLTAMVPLYVAMFLAYGSVRWWRIFTPDQCSGINRFVAIFAVPLLSFHFISTNNPYAMNLRFLAADTLQKLLVLAGLAVWSRLLPTSSGRLAAPRLDWSITLFSVSTLPNTLVMGIPLLIAMYGPYAGSLMVQVIVLQCIIWYTLLLFLFEFRAARMLIADQFPDTAAAIASLHVDADVVSLEGGRAETEAEVAEDGRLHVTVRRSSASSRRSLLMVTTTPRPSNLTGAEIYSMSSSRQHSPRGSNFNHADFFAAMAMVDGAPPPPPPAGGARASSFGAAELYSMHSSRGPTPRQSNFDERSASARSSSRPAGAVPSCHDAKELHMFVWSSSASPVSEVSGLPVFTGGAGGGVNVGAKEIRMVVPAELPLPQNGSAGKEKESNGAVAAAATGEAAEAFGFGGGKTATAEDAAEAVEAGGGGPEQVTKLVGSSCSTTAAEVRVKDVDGVADGGGGGGYDPDDAGGGGGGRAQQQMPPASVMTRLILIMVWRKLIRNPNTYSSLIGLAWSLIAFRRLYRKGSCPLCSRKNTTSTRPS; via the exons ATGATATCGGGGAACGATGTATACACGGTGCTGACCGCGATGGTGCCTCTGTACGTGGCCATGTTCCTGGCGTACGGGTCGGTGCGGTGGTGGCGCATCTTCACGCCGGACCAGTGCTCCGGCATCAACCGCTTCGTCGCCATCTTCGCCGTGCCGCTGCTGTCCTTCCACTTCATCTCCACCAACAACCCCTACGCCATGAACCTCCGGTTCCTGGCCGCCGACACACTGCAGAAGCTGCTCGTCCTGGCGGGGCTGGCCGTGTGGTCGCGCCTGCTGCCCACCAGCTCCGGCAGGCTCGCGGCGCCGCGGCTGGACTGGTCCATCACGCTCTTCTCCGTGTCGACGCTGCCCAACACGCTGGTGATGGGGATCCCGCTGCTGATCGCCATGTACGGTCCCTACGCGGGCTCCCTCATGGTGCAGGTCATCGTGCTCCAGTGCATCATCTGGTACACGCTGCTGCTCTTCCTCTTCGAGTTCCGCGCCGCGCGGATGCTCATCGCGGACCAGTTCCCGGACACCGCGGCGGCCATCGCGTCGCTGCACGTGGACGCGGACGTGGTGTCGCTGGAGGGCGGCCGCGCCGAGACGGAGGCCGAGGTGGCGGAGGACGGCCGCCTGCACGTCACGGTGCGCCGCTCGTCGGCGTCGTCGCGGCGGTCGCTGCTGATGGTCACGACGACGCCGCGACCGTCCAACCTCACGGGCGCGGAGATCTACTCCATGAGCTCGTCGCGGCAGCACAGCCCGCGGGGCTCCAACTTCAACCACGCCGACTTCTTCGCCGCCATGGCCATGGTCGACGgcgcgcctccgcctccgcctcccgcCGGCGGGGCGCGCGCCTCGAGCTTCGGCGCCGCCGAGCTGTACTCGATGCACTCGTCGCGGGGGCCGACGCCGCGGCAGTCCAACTTCGACGAGCGCTCGGCCTCGGCACGGTCGTCGTCGAGACCCGCGGGCGCCGTGCCCAGCTGCCACGACGCCAAGGAGCTCCACATGTTCGTGTGGAGCTCCAGCGCCTCCCCCGTCTCGGAAGTCAGCGGCCTGCCGGTATTCACCGGTGGCGCGGGCGGCGGCGTCAACGTCGGCGCCAAGGAAATTCGCATGGTTGTCCCCGCCGAGCTGCCGCTGCCGCAGAACGGCTCGGCCGGCAAAG AGAAGGAGAGCAACGGTGCAGTAGCTGCGGCGGCGACGGGGGAAGCCGCCGAGGCTTTCGGCTTCGGCGGTGGCAAGACGGCGACGGCGGAGGACGCCGCGGAGGCGGTagaagcaggaggaggagggccgGAGCAGGTGACGAAGCTAGTAGGGTCCAGCTGCTCCACGACGGCCGCCGAGGTGCGCGTGAAGGACGTGGACGGAGtggcggacggcggcggcggcggtgggtaCGACCCGGACGACGCggggggcggcggcgggggccggGCGCAGCAGCAGATGCCGCCGGCGAGCGTGATGACCCGGCTGATACTCATCATGGTGTGGCGCAAGCTGATCCGCAACCCCAACACGTACTCCAGCCTCATCGGCCTCGCCTGGTCCCTCATCGCGTTCCG GCGGCTCTACCGCAAGGGATCGTGCCCTTTGTGTTCGCGAAAGAATACAACGTCCACCCGGCCATCCTGA
- the LOC8054942 gene encoding single-stranded DNA-binding protein, mitochondrial codes for MAASSASLLARRLILSRRFLSSRLSSFSTTTTPSSSTPSFNGSDAESDPEHEHYQPRADQDRQQTSNRPRPPDTTRPLENGLDPGIYKAILVGKVGQEPMQKRLRNGRTVVLFSLGTGGIRNNRRPLDREEPHQYADRCSVQWHRVCVYPERLGTLALKNVKTGTVLYLEGNLETKVFCDPITGLVRRIREIAVRSTGRLLFLGNDTNAPKLGEVKGVGYF; via the exons ATGGCGGCCTCCTCCGCCTCCCTCCTCGCCCGCCGCCTCATCCTGTCCCGCCGCTTCCTGTCATCCCGACTCAGCTCCTTCTCCACCACCACGACGCCCAGTTCCTCGACCCCTTCGTTCAACGGATCCGATGCGGAGTCCGACCCTGAGCACGAGCACTACCAGCCCCGCGCGGACCAGGATCGTCAGCAGACGTCGAACCGCCCGCGCCCGCCCGACACCACCCGCCCTCTCGAGAACGGCCTCGATCCTGGCATCTACAAG GCGATACTGGTGGGGAAGGTCGGGCAGGAGCCGATGCAGAAGCGGCTGCGGAATGGGAGGACCGTCGTCCTCTTCTCGCTCGGCACCGGCGGCATCCGCAACAACCGCCGCCCGCTGGATCGCGAGGAGCCGCACCAGTACGCCGACAGGTGCTCCGTGCAGTGGCACCGCGTCTGCGTCTACCCAGAGCGCCTCGGCACCCTCGCGCTCAAAAACGTTAAGACTGG CACTGTCCTCTATTTGGAAGGAAATCTTGAGACCAAAGTGTTCTGTGATCCAATTACTGGGCTGGTTAGACGCATAAGAGAAATAGCTGTGCGATCAACTG GTCGTCTCTTGTTTCTGGGCAATGACACCAATGCTCCAAAGTTGGGTGAAGTCAAGGGCGTCGGCTACTTCTGA